Proteins encoded within one genomic window of Betaproteobacteria bacterium:
- a CDS encoding ribonuclease: MPRRRGGLMRVAIAFLLGISLLSATGTISARSPAIETAGVVRAANLPREARETLALIKQGGPFPYSRDGVVFANREGRLPHASRGTYREYTVKTSGSGNRGARRIIAAGINQFWYTADHYRSFRRIVE; encoded by the coding sequence ATGCCCCGCCGTCGCGGGGGCTTGATGCGCGTCGCCATCGCTTTTCTGCTGGGAATATCCTTACTGTCGGCAACCGGCACGATATCGGCACGTTCGCCCGCGATCGAGACCGCCGGAGTGGTTCGTGCGGCCAATCTGCCCAGGGAAGCGCGCGAAACCCTGGCGCTGATCAAGCAGGGGGGGCCGTTTCCTTATTCCCGCGACGGCGTGGTATTTGCCAATCGCGAGGGCCGGTTACCGCATGCATCGCGTGGCACCTATCGGGAATACACGGTGAAGACATCGGGCAGCGGGAATCGCGGCGCCAGGAGAATTATCGCCGCAGGGATCAACCAGTTCTGGTACACCGCCGACCACTACCGCAGTTTCAGACGGATCGTCGAATGA
- a CDS encoding barstar family protein — protein sequence MKTDFFKLIESGAGGVFRCHAPLPGAALESAARKKLLVVPVRLPAARDKNGFLNAIAKALQFPDYFGHNWDAFYDCLLELKHGEGAGTLLVLRDASGFARAEPEEFAAAVGTMADAADYWKGENKALLVVVELEAPALAPELAEISRPTA from the coding sequence ATGAAAACCGATTTCTTCAAACTCATCGAATCGGGAGCGGGCGGCGTATTCCGCTGCCATGCCCCCTTGCCCGGCGCGGCTCTGGAATCTGCCGCGCGAAAAAAGTTGCTGGTCGTACCGGTCAGGCTGCCTGCCGCCCGCGACAAGAACGGTTTTCTGAATGCGATCGCCAAGGCACTGCAATTTCCCGACTATTTCGGCCATAACTGGGATGCTTTTTACGACTGCCTGCTTGAGCTAAAGCACGGTGAGGGCGCCGGCACGCTGCTGGTGTTGCGAGATGCGTCGGGTTTTGCGAGGGCCGAGCCGGAAGAATTCGCCGCCGCGGTGGGCACGATGGCGGACGCTGCCGACTACTGGAAGGGTGAAAACAAGGCGCTGCTCGTCGTCGTCGAACTGGAAGCTCCGGCCCTGGCGCCGGAGCTTGCGGAAATCAGCCGTCCAACGGCGTGA
- a CDS encoding RNA pyrophosphohydrolase: MIDRDGYRPNVGIILCNVRNEVFWGKRIKEHAWQFPQGGIKGGETPEQAMYRELKEEVGLDPCHVKILGRTREWLRYDVPQNWVRRETRSQYRGQKQIWFLLRLIGRDCDVCLRHSEHPEFDAWRWHEYWIPLESVIEFKREVYQRALQELVRYLNASRARRDYEQRAPRSVTPLDG, from the coding sequence ATGATTGATCGTGACGGCTATCGCCCGAATGTAGGAATCATTCTTTGCAACGTCAGGAACGAGGTTTTCTGGGGCAAGCGGATCAAGGAGCACGCCTGGCAGTTCCCACAGGGCGGGATCAAGGGTGGCGAGACACCCGAGCAGGCGATGTACCGCGAGCTGAAGGAAGAGGTCGGCCTCGATCCCTGCCATGTGAAGATCCTCGGGCGGACTCGCGAATGGTTGCGTTACGACGTGCCGCAGAACTGGGTGCGGCGTGAAACTCGCAGCCAGTATCGGGGGCAAAAACAGATCTGGTTCCTGCTCAGGCTCATCGGGCGCGACTGCGATGTTTGCCTGCGCCACTCCGAGCATCCGGAGTTCGATGCCTGGCGCTGGCATGAGTACTGGATTCCGCTGGAAAGCGTAATCGAGTTCAAGCGCGAGGTTTACCAGCGCGCGTTGCAGGAACTGGTGCGTTACCTGAATGCGTCGCGAGCGCGCCGGGACTACGAGCAGCGCGCGCCGCGATCCGTCACGCCGTTGGACGGCTGA
- a CDS encoding polyamine aminopropyltransferase produces MLAPFLAAVFAFRIGTLNATSPSFFRGANLLGKWKISRWVNREVSVEVSEQDGIRSLHLGSDTVQSSMKLDDPYELVLSYTRAMMAFLLFRPRPEHVLMIGLGGGSLPKFVYKHFPDARTTVIESEPKVIAVARQYFHLPPDDERLVVEVAEGGAWVAAHPNCCDVLMVDGYDSNEQVPELCSEDFYASAHAALSDEGVLVVNLWNSDPRFDAYLQRIESVFDAVVCVPAERRGNVAILAFRRSQGQPRWDDLRAAARPLQSLYGLEFLRFVEGLRELNPRSAARLLV; encoded by the coding sequence ATGCTTGCGCCGTTTTTGGCTGCGGTTTTTGCGTTTCGGATCGGGACGCTGAACGCTACGAGTCCATCATTCTTCAGGGGGGCGAACTTGCTCGGAAAGTGGAAAATCAGTCGCTGGGTGAACCGCGAAGTCAGCGTCGAAGTCAGCGAGCAGGATGGCATCCGGTCTTTGCATCTGGGCAGCGATACGGTGCAAAGCTCGATGAAGCTCGACGATCCTTATGAACTGGTGCTGTCGTATACGCGCGCGATGATGGCGTTTCTGTTGTTCCGCCCGCGACCCGAACATGTCCTCATGATCGGCCTGGGAGGCGGCTCGCTGCCCAAGTTCGTCTACAAGCATTTCCCCGACGCCAGAACGACCGTGATCGAATCCGAGCCCAAAGTGATTGCGGTTGCACGGCAGTATTTTCACCTCCCGCCGGACGATGAGCGCCTCGTCGTGGAAGTGGCGGAGGGCGGCGCCTGGGTGGCGGCGCACCCGAATTGCTGCGATGTGCTGATGGTGGACGGCTACGACAGCAACGAGCAGGTGCCCGAGCTGTGCTCGGAAGATTTCTACGCAAGCGCGCATGCAGCGCTGTCCGATGAGGGTGTCCTGGTGGTGAACCTGTGGAACTCCGATCCCCGTTTCGACGCTTACTTGCAGCGTATCGAAAGCGTATTCGATGCCGTCGTCTGCGTACCGGCGGAAAGGCGCGGAAACGTGGCGATTCTCGCGTTCCGCCGGTCGCAAGGCCAACCGCGCTGGGACGATTTGCGGGCGGCTGCCCGTCCCCTGCAATCGCTCTACGGCCTTGAATTCCTGAGATTTGTCGAAGGGTTGCGAGAGCTCAATCCGCGCTCCGCAGCCCGCCTTCTGGTGTGA
- a CDS encoding proline--tRNA ligase, translating into MRTSQFFISTLKEAPSEAELPSHKLMLRAGLIKKLGSGLYTWMPLGLRVLRRVEHIVREEMNRAGAVELLMPAVQPAELWQETGRWEVFGPQMLKIKDRHERDFCFGPTHEEVITDIARKEIRSYRQLPLNFYQIQTKFRDEIRPRFGVMRAREFVMKDAYSFHVGFQDLEREYRNMYDAYSRIFTRLGLKFRAVAADTGAIGGTGSHEFHVLADSGEDAIAYSPASDYAANVELAEAVAPAQPRAAAMKQMEKVPTPGRTTCEDVTALLNLPLSQSVKALAVMNEDRMFMLLVRGDHQLNEIKATKLPGLDPFRFATDKEIEARVGCRPGYIGPVGTSTDIMVIADRSVAVMSDFVCGANEAGFHLTGVNFGRDLPEPALIADIRNAITGDPSPDGKGTLEICRGIEVGHIFQLRTKYSEAMKATFLDEGGKSQVLEMGCYGIGVSRIVAAAIEQGNDENGIIWPLPMAPFRIAIAPIGYRKSAEVRKIADQLHDELQAAGIDVLLDDRDERPGVMFADLELIGVPHRVTIGERGLKEGKIEYQSRADTSPSTIELQKVAGHLKSICG; encoded by the coding sequence ATGCGCACCTCGCAGTTCTTTATCTCCACGCTCAAGGAAGCCCCCAGCGAAGCCGAACTCCCCAGCCACAAGCTGATGCTGCGCGCCGGCCTTATCAAGAAACTCGGCAGCGGCCTCTATACCTGGATGCCGCTGGGCTTGCGCGTGCTGCGAAGGGTCGAGCACATTGTGCGCGAGGAAATGAATCGTGCGGGCGCGGTGGAATTGCTGATGCCGGCAGTGCAGCCGGCCGAGCTCTGGCAGGAAACCGGGCGCTGGGAGGTGTTCGGCCCGCAGATGCTCAAGATCAAGGATCGCCACGAGCGCGATTTCTGTTTCGGCCCGACGCACGAAGAGGTGATCACCGATATCGCACGCAAGGAAATCCGCTCCTATCGTCAGCTGCCGCTGAATTTTTATCAGATCCAGACCAAGTTTCGCGACGAGATCAGGCCGCGCTTCGGGGTCATGCGTGCGCGCGAGTTCGTCATGAAGGACGCTTACTCGTTCCATGTCGGATTCCAAGACCTCGAGCGCGAGTACCGCAACATGTATGACGCCTATTCCCGCATCTTCACCCGGCTGGGACTCAAATTTCGCGCGGTTGCGGCCGATACTGGCGCCATCGGCGGAACCGGCTCACATGAATTTCATGTGCTCGCGGATTCGGGTGAAGATGCCATCGCCTATTCGCCTGCATCCGACTACGCCGCAAATGTCGAACTGGCCGAGGCCGTAGCGCCGGCGCAGCCGCGAGCGGCAGCGATGAAGCAAATGGAGAAGGTGCCCACGCCGGGCAGGACGACCTGCGAAGACGTGACTGCACTGCTGAATCTGCCGCTGTCGCAATCCGTAAAAGCGCTCGCGGTGATGAACGAAGACAGGATGTTCATGTTGCTGGTTCGCGGCGATCATCAATTGAATGAAATCAAAGCGACGAAGCTCCCGGGACTCGACCCTTTCCGCTTCGCGACCGACAAGGAAATCGAAGCGCGCGTCGGCTGCCGCCCGGGTTATATCGGTCCGGTGGGAACATCCACCGATATCATGGTCATCGCCGATCGCTCCGTCGCCGTGATGAGCGATTTCGTTTGCGGCGCCAACGAAGCCGGTTTTCACCTGACCGGGGTCAACTTCGGCCGCGATCTGCCCGAGCCCGCGCTCATCGCCGACATCCGCAATGCAATCACCGGCGACCCGTCACCCGACGGCAAAGGCACTCTTGAAATCTGCCGCGGCATCGAGGTCGGCCACATCTTCCAGTTGCGGACCAAATATTCCGAAGCGATGAAGGCGACCTTCCTCGACGAGGGCGGCAAGTCGCAGGTCCTGGAAATGGGCTGCTACGGCATCGGCGTATCGCGCATCGTCGCCGCCGCCATCGAACAGGGTAACGACGAAAATGGCATCATTTGGCCGTTGCCGATGGCGCCGTTCCGGATAGCGATCGCGCCGATCGGATATCGCAAGAGCGCGGAGGTCAGGAAGATCGCAGATCAACTGCACGATGAACTGCAGGCAGCCGGCATCGACGTGCTGCTCGACGACCGCGACGAACGTCCGGGCGTGATGTTCGCGGATCTCGAATTGATCGGCGTGCCTCACCGCGTGACCATTGGCGAACGCGGCCTGAAAGAAGGCAAGATCGAATACCAGAGCCGCGCCGACACCTCCCCCTCCACGATCGAATTGCAGAAGGTGGCGGGGCATCTGAAATCGATTTGCGGATGA
- a CDS encoding transglycosylase SLT domain-containing protein: protein MQTPLAGEQQYEPLSASVRAVLHRSVADRASPRLTFESQAEGAAWLADMSRRLEKHISDDIARQDFIVTVQYEATRAGLDPQLVLGVIQVESKFRKYAVSKAGARGYMQVMPFWIKLIGDGNQNLFNLRTNLRYGCTILRHYLDIEHGDTFRALARYNGTLGKSRYPDNVLRAWAADWDYERGRSRIIIAPTRYIGDG from the coding sequence ATGCAAACTCCTCTCGCAGGCGAGCAGCAATACGAGCCGCTGTCCGCCAGCGTGCGGGCGGTATTGCACCGTTCGGTCGCCGATCGCGCCAGTCCGCGGCTGACATTCGAGTCGCAAGCGGAAGGTGCGGCCTGGCTCGCCGACATGTCGAGGCGGCTGGAAAAGCACATTTCGGACGACATCGCGCGCCAGGATTTCATTGTTACCGTGCAATACGAAGCAACGCGAGCCGGACTCGATCCGCAATTGGTGCTCGGTGTCATCCAGGTGGAGAGCAAATTCCGAAAATATGCGGTGTCGAAGGCGGGTGCGCGAGGTTACATGCAGGTGATGCCGTTCTGGATAAAACTGATCGGCGATGGCAATCAGAACTTATTCAACCTGCGCACCAATTTGCGCTACGGCTGCACGATCCTGCGCCATTACCTGGATATCGAACACGGCGACACGTTCCGCGCCCTGGCGCGCTACAACGGGACGCTCGGCAAGTCGCGGTACCCGGATAACGTGCTGCGCGCCTGGGCCGCGGACTGGGATTACGAACGCGGCCGTTCGCGCATCATCATCGCGCCCACCCGCTACATCGGCGACGGCTGA
- a CDS encoding TlpA family protein disulfide reductase yields the protein MQKYLCRLFLVLALSWMGVASAAENFTLTDAEGRSHRLADYRGKWVIVNFWATWCPPCLEEIPDLVAIKESRKDLEVIGIAMEFQDAKQVMQFADGMFVNYPIVLGDRKISESIGKVDGLPTTFIYDPQGKLAERHVGKITRKQIERLIGGKKAG from the coding sequence ATGCAAAAATACTTGTGCCGATTGTTTCTGGTACTGGCGCTATCCTGGATGGGAGTTGCCTCCGCCGCTGAAAATTTCACGCTGACCGATGCGGAAGGCAGGTCGCATAGGCTTGCCGATTACCGCGGCAAATGGGTGATCGTGAATTTCTGGGCAACCTGGTGTCCGCCCTGCCTGGAAGAGATACCGGACCTGGTGGCGATCAAGGAGTCGCGCAAGGATCTCGAGGTCATCGGCATTGCGATGGAATTCCAGGATGCCAAGCAGGTCATGCAGTTCGCCGATGGCATGTTCGTCAACTACCCGATCGTGCTCGGCGATCGCAAGATTTCCGAAAGCATCGGCAAAGTGGATGGACTGCCGACCACGTTCATTTATGACCCGCAAGGCAAGCTCGCGGAGCGGCACGTCGGCAAGATCACGCGCAAACAGATCGAGCGCCTGATCGGCGGCAAGAAAGCCGGGTAA
- a CDS encoding YihY family inner membrane protein, with amino-acid sequence MKLHLHSLKDIVRQFRLLGNFVVLVYRRFKEERCFQLCGSLTFTTLLALVPLVTIMATVMTAFPVFDNVVETLRAYVASNLVPAGSSKLITVYMQQFAENAARLTALGIVLLGVTAIMLMLTIDRAFNTIWRVKRPRSLIQRVLIYWSVLTIGPMLIGGSLSLTSWLVSQSLGLGRQAPELVVAFLKLGPLVLTSVAFGFLYRTVPNRQVTVLDAVVGGIIAAFAFEAMKIGFGHFIANFGNYKLVYGTFASLPILLMWIYLSWVVVVFAAVITAVLPYWRSGGVLLKQAPGAQFVAAMEILKMLYRAYLDGYVLNLHQLRTALKLSWEDAETILEKLVAAGWVAKLQGNGWVLARDAGGIPVKEIFKLFVFGRDAADVSEEAAIRKLVANVSSTVDGELDFSLRDLFATGSSARTARIA; translated from the coding sequence ATGAAACTGCATCTGCATTCTCTCAAGGACATCGTTCGCCAGTTCCGGTTACTGGGGAACTTCGTCGTGCTGGTTTACCGGCGCTTCAAGGAAGAGCGCTGCTTCCAGCTTTGCGGCAGCCTCACGTTCACCACGCTGCTCGCGCTGGTGCCGCTGGTCACCATCATGGCCACGGTCATGACGGCATTCCCGGTATTCGACAACGTCGTCGAAACGCTGCGGGCCTATGTGGCCAGCAATCTGGTGCCGGCCGGGTCGTCGAAATTGATTACGGTCTACATGCAGCAGTTCGCGGAAAACGCGGCGAGACTGACCGCGCTTGGCATCGTGCTGCTGGGTGTCACGGCGATCATGCTGATGCTGACCATCGACCGCGCGTTCAATACCATCTGGCGGGTCAAGCGGCCGCGCTCCCTGATCCAGCGGGTATTGATCTACTGGTCGGTGCTGACCATCGGGCCCATGCTGATCGGCGGCAGCCTGTCGCTGACTTCCTGGCTGGTTTCACAGTCATTGGGCCTCGGCAGGCAGGCGCCGGAACTCGTGGTCGCGTTCCTGAAACTGGGGCCGCTGGTCCTGACTTCGGTCGCCTTCGGCTTTCTCTATCGTACGGTACCGAACCGCCAGGTTACTGTCCTGGACGCAGTGGTCGGCGGGATCATCGCCGCGTTTGCGTTCGAGGCCATGAAAATCGGCTTCGGCCATTTCATCGCCAACTTTGGCAACTACAAACTGGTCTACGGCACTTTCGCCAGCCTGCCGATCCTCTTGATGTGGATCTATCTGTCCTGGGTGGTGGTCGTATTTGCTGCGGTCATCACGGCGGTGCTGCCTTACTGGCGTAGCGGCGGCGTACTGCTCAAGCAGGCGCCGGGAGCGCAGTTCGTCGCAGCCATGGAAATTCTCAAGATGCTCTATCGGGCTTATCTGGACGGCTATGTGCTCAACCTCCATCAGTTGCGCACGGCGTTGAAATTGTCGTGGGAAGACGCCGAGACGATTCTGGAAAAGCTGGTGGCTGCGGGCTGGGTCGCGAAACTCCAGGGCAACGGCTGGGTGCTTGCGCGCGACGCGGGTGGTATCCCGGTCAAGGAGATCTTCAAGCTGTTCGTGTTCGGGCGGGACGCCGCGGACGTCAGCGAAGAAGCCGCAATCCGAAAGCTGGTTGCGAACGTATCTTCCACGGTAGATGGCGAACTGGACTTCAGTTTGAGGGATTTGTTCGCCACCGGCAGCAGTGCACGTACGGCGCGCATCGCCTGA
- the wrbA gene encoding NAD(P)H:quinone oxidoreductase, with protein sequence MQEILILYYSQTGAVKQMAQLVARGVEKVPGMGARLRTVPKVSTVTEATEPAVPDAGAPYVEYSDLEQCAGLALGSPTRFGNMAAPLKYFIDGTGGLWLKGTMSGKPAAVFTSTASMHGGQESTLLSMMLPLIHHGMLIVGVPYSEPELMSTRGGGTPYGASHLAGANTDQPISEDERRLCIALGTRLAEIARKLSR encoded by the coding sequence ATGCAGGAAATCCTGATTCTGTACTACAGCCAGACCGGCGCAGTGAAGCAGATGGCGCAACTCGTCGCGCGTGGGGTCGAGAAGGTGCCCGGAATGGGCGCGCGGCTGCGCACCGTTCCAAAGGTGTCCACGGTGACGGAGGCGACGGAGCCCGCAGTGCCCGATGCCGGGGCGCCTTACGTCGAGTACAGCGACCTCGAACAATGCGCCGGGCTGGCGCTCGGCAGCCCGACACGCTTTGGCAACATGGCCGCGCCTCTGAAGTATTTCATCGATGGCACCGGAGGGTTGTGGCTGAAAGGAACCATGAGCGGCAAGCCGGCGGCGGTTTTTACTTCCACCGCGTCGATGCACGGCGGACAGGAGTCGACGCTGCTGTCCATGATGCTGCCGCTCATCCATCACGGCATGCTGATCGTCGGCGTGCCTTATTCCGAGCCGGAACTGATGAGCACTCGCGGCGGCGGTACGCCCTACGGTGCCAGCCACCTCGCCGGCGCCAACACCGATCAGCCGATCAGCGAGGATGAGCGGCGCCTTTGCATTGCGCTCGGCACAAGGCTGGCCGAGATTGCGCGGAAGCTGTCCCGGTGA
- a CDS encoding DUF2470 domain-containing protein, translating to MSRGSDARRLVRKFASGVLATQSLKFPGYPYASSLPFCTDQRGRVVVLISHLAEHTQNADRDPKAGFLVSPLTRDLQEQARVSMIGDIAPVDDAGIASRYLRFFPEARQYLQIGGFRFFRIEPRSLRYIAGFGSIHTIAAETYLAPAYPIADAEVDVIEHMNVDHAHNLRDYCRHVHGKAPVSVEMIGVDCDGFDVRADDEVLRIDFENEVEDSDEARTELVKLAQASRA from the coding sequence ATGAGCCGCGGGTCGGACGCACGCAGACTGGTGCGCAAGTTTGCAAGCGGTGTGCTGGCCACACAGTCTCTCAAATTTCCCGGATATCCGTACGCATCTTCGTTGCCGTTCTGCACCGACCAGCGCGGCCGCGTCGTCGTGCTGATCAGCCATCTTGCAGAACATACCCAGAATGCGGACCGCGATCCGAAGGCAGGATTTCTGGTTTCTCCGCTGACCCGCGATCTGCAGGAGCAGGCGCGCGTGAGCATGATCGGAGACATCGCGCCGGTCGATGACGCGGGAATCGCATCGCGTTACCTGCGCTTTTTCCCGGAGGCTCGACAATATCTGCAGATCGGCGGCTTCCGCTTCTTTCGCATCGAGCCCCGCTCGCTGCGCTATATCGCGGGATTCGGCAGCATCCACACGATCGCCGCCGAAACCTACCTCGCCCCGGCTTACCCGATCGCAGACGCCGAAGTCGATGTGATCGAGCACATGAACGTCGACCATGCGCACAATCTGCGTGACTATTGCCGCCACGTCCATGGCAAAGCGCCGGTGAGCGTTGAGATGATCGGCGTTGACTGCGACGGGTTCGACGTGCGCGCTGACGACGAAGTACTGCGCATCGACTTCGAGAACGAAGTGGAGGACTCCGACGAGGCGCGCACCGAACTGGTGAAGCTCGCGCAGGCGAGCCGCGCATGA
- a CDS encoding DUF2069 domain-containing protein → MRVAQLIASASLIALIFLCVAWELWLAPVRTGGSALALKALPLLLPLFGVLRGKRYTYQWSSMLILAYFTEGVVRAWSERGSGQVMAVAEIVLSLSFFTAAVWYARASARKSA, encoded by the coding sequence ATGCGCGTTGCCCAACTCATCGCCAGCGCGAGTCTCATCGCGCTCATCTTTCTGTGCGTTGCCTGGGAATTGTGGCTGGCACCGGTACGGACAGGCGGCTCGGCACTCGCCCTGAAAGCGCTGCCCCTGTTGCTGCCGCTGTTCGGCGTGCTGCGCGGCAAGCGTTACACCTACCAGTGGTCGTCGATGCTGATCCTTGCCTACTTCACGGAGGGTGTGGTGCGCGCGTGGAGCGAACGCGGATCAGGCCAGGTGATGGCGGTCGCCGAGATCGTGCTTTCTCTCTCTTTTTTCACCGCGGCCGTCTGGTACGCGCGCGCTTCAGCGAGGAAATCGGCTTGA
- the gluQRS gene encoding tRNA glutamyl-Q(34) synthetase GluQRS — protein MTTYRGRFAPTPSGPLHFGSMVAAVGSYLDAKSHGGTWALRIDDLDPPRVAPGAVDSIFRCLEKFQMHWDGEVVFQSARTGAYQEALDQLRNRGLVYACACSRIEIGDAGLDGPVYPGTCRKGLPPGREARAWRVRTGDSAIEFVDLLQGRVRQNLDREIGDFVLFRADQVFAYHLACAVDDSAQGITHVVRGADLMASTPRQIYLQRLLRLPTPNYLHLPIALNAAGEKLSKQTLADPVEPDRAAVILADVLRFLKHSPPDEVSADGVSALWRWALENWRRDRLPDVVSAGAPAV, from the coding sequence GTGACTACCTATCGCGGCCGATTCGCGCCGACGCCTTCGGGACCCCTGCACTTCGGCTCGATGGTGGCCGCGGTTGGAAGCTACCTGGACGCAAAATCGCACGGCGGGACCTGGGCATTGCGCATCGATGATCTGGATCCTCCGCGGGTCGCGCCCGGTGCGGTCGACTCGATCTTTCGATGCCTGGAAAAATTTCAGATGCACTGGGATGGCGAAGTCGTATTTCAGAGCGCGCGCACGGGGGCCTACCAGGAGGCTCTGGATCAACTACGCAACCGGGGTCTCGTCTACGCCTGCGCTTGCAGCCGCATAGAGATCGGCGATGCCGGATTGGACGGACCGGTCTATCCCGGGACCTGCCGCAAGGGCTTGCCGCCGGGACGCGAAGCGCGAGCGTGGCGCGTGCGCACAGGAGATTCAGCAATCGAATTCGTGGATCTCCTGCAGGGTCGCGTGCGTCAGAATCTCGACCGCGAGATCGGCGACTTCGTGCTCTTTCGCGCCGATCAGGTATTCGCCTATCACCTCGCCTGCGCGGTCGACGATTCCGCGCAAGGCATCACGCATGTGGTGCGCGGCGCCGACCTGATGGCCTCGACCCCGCGGCAGATTTATCTGCAACGATTGCTGCGTCTGCCCACGCCGAACTACCTGCACCTGCCGATCGCGCTCAACGCGGCAGGCGAAAAACTTTCGAAGCAGACCCTCGCCGATCCCGTGGAGCCGGATCGCGCAGCGGTCATCCTTGCCGATGTCCTGAGATTCCTGAAGCACTCACCGCCCGATGAGGTTTCCGCTGACGGCGTTTCTGCCCTGTGGCGCTGGGCTCTGGAGAACTGGAGACGCGATCGGCTGCCTGATGTTGTGAGCGCAGGCGCTCCTGCCGTCTAA
- a CDS encoding class II glutamine amidotransferase has translation MCQLMGMNCNVPTDICFSFRGFHQRGGRTADHADGFGVAFFEGPGCRMFVDSRPAADSPVAALIATYPIRSQNVIAHIRKATRGAVALVNTHPFMRELWGRYWIFAHNGTLENFSPEFGSHYRPVGSTDSEHAFCHLLGTLRVRYPDGQPPLAELCGTIATLSAEIARHGKFNYILSNGDYLFAYCTDNLSYVLRHAPFTTAHLKDQDIEVDFSQVTTPNDRIAIVATEPLTDNEHWVPFSAGQLVAFQDGVPLSL, from the coding sequence ATGTGCCAGTTGATGGGGATGAACTGCAATGTTCCAACGGACATCTGCTTCTCCTTTCGCGGCTTCCATCAGCGCGGTGGTCGCACGGCAGACCATGCGGACGGTTTTGGAGTGGCCTTCTTCGAAGGCCCCGGATGCCGCATGTTCGTGGATTCACGGCCCGCGGCGGACTCACCGGTCGCCGCGCTGATTGCAACTTATCCGATACGCAGCCAGAACGTCATTGCGCACATACGCAAGGCGACTCGTGGCGCGGTGGCGTTGGTCAATACTCACCCCTTCATGCGCGAGTTATGGGGACGGTACTGGATTTTCGCGCACAACGGGACTCTGGAAAATTTCAGCCCGGAATTCGGCAGCCACTACCGGCCGGTCGGCTCCACCGATAGCGAGCATGCGTTTTGTCATCTGCTCGGCACCTTGCGAGTGCGTTACCCGGACGGGCAGCCGCCTCTTGCGGAACTCTGCGGCACCATTGCGACATTGTCCGCGGAAATCGCCAGGCATGGAAAATTCAACTACATCCTGTCCAATGGCGACTACCTGTTCGCCTACTGCACCGACAATCTGTCCTACGTATTGCGGCATGCCCCATTCACGACTGCCCACCTGAAGGACCAGGATATCGAGGTGGACTTCAGCCAGGTGACCACGCCGAACGATCGCATTGCAATCGTTGCTACCGAGCCTCTCACCGATAATGAACACTGGGTGCCATTCTCTGCCGGCCAGCTGGTTGCTTTTCAGGACGGGGTTCCGCTGTCCCTTTAG
- a CDS encoding class I SAM-dependent methyltransferase: MANKTLSLSNALYTYLVEHSVREPEILQRLRAETAEDRMSMMQIGPEQGQFMQLLVRLMGAKNCLEVGVFTGYSSLAVALVLPPDGRIVACDVSEKWTAIARKYWMEAGVAAKIDLRIAPALSTLDELIASGKAGSFDFAFIDADKINYLPYYERALTLVRTGGLIAVDNTLWGGQVIDKKSKSDDTQAIRQFNDRLRTDLRIHLSLLPIGDGVTLALKL; this comes from the coding sequence ATGGCCAATAAAACGCTTTCGCTTTCCAACGCGCTCTACACCTATCTGGTTGAGCACTCGGTACGGGAGCCCGAAATCCTGCAGCGGCTGCGCGCAGAAACCGCAGAAGACAGGATGTCGATGATGCAAATCGGTCCGGAGCAGGGCCAGTTCATGCAGCTTCTGGTCAGGCTCATGGGCGCGAAGAACTGCCTCGAAGTCGGGGTATTCACTGGTTACAGCAGCCTGGCCGTAGCGCTTGTCCTGCCCCCCGACGGCCGCATTGTGGCGTGCGACGTGTCGGAAAAATGGACCGCGATAGCGCGGAAATACTGGATGGAGGCGGGAGTAGCCGCCAAGATCGACCTGAGAATCGCGCCGGCATTGTCCACGCTCGATGAATTGATTGCATCCGGAAAAGCCGGTTCTTTCGATTTCGCATTCATCGATGCGGACAAGATCAACTATCTCCCTTACTACGAGCGGGCGCTCACTTTAGTGCGGACTGGCGGCCTGATCGCCGTGGACAACACCCTATGGGGCGGACAAGTAATTGATAAGAAATCAAAAAGTGATGATACCCAAGCTATAAGGCAGTTCAATGATCGGCTCCGAACCGATTTACGCATTCATCTCTCGCTGTTGCCCATCGGCGATGGCGTCACCCTCGCCCTCAAATTGTAA